The Dehalococcoidales bacterium genomic sequence TTATCGGAAACTTGTTCGGCCAGCGATCGGCATATCGAAGGGATTTCTCTGTAATTTGCCAAAATCTCTCCGTTACCGTCTTGAGTCACCTTTGAGATTGAGGTCATTTTGGCTCTGATAAATATCTCGGAAGGGTCAAGCGACGTACCTTCGTAATGAATCAGCTCAACAAAACGTAACGGTTTACGGTTTCTGATTTGTAATATCCCGCCGAATTTGGAATCGATAGGCACACCGGCTTTTAAAAGCGTGCCGTTAACGACAATACTGCAGACGGTAGCAAGGGCTTTTTTGCCCTCCGGGACAATATAATCCCCGATGGATTGGCCCTCACCTGCCACAAAAACAAGTTTACTTAGGGAATAAGGGGATTCAAACATCGGTTGCATTACTTTGAATGCCTTCGAAAAATCCGCTTGGTCAAAAGCGGTAATATTAACCGGAACAAGGCCTGTAAGTTTATCTAAATCAAAATCGGTGCGAAAAGCAAGAGTTTCGATTCTGGTTAGCGCAGACCCTACTTTATGGGTTACCATTGCCTTTTTAAGCTCCGATTGACCTAAATCGGTAATAATTCTGCCGTCGCGTTTGCCGATAAGCCTGGTAAGCCCTCGTTCATCCATTAATCTGAGATGATAGCGCACGGTTCTCTCGCTTAAGTCTATCCCGACATCTTTTAAGCGTTTGGCAATTACAGTGGAGCCGATAGCGGTCGGGGATTCATGTAATGCGTCGAGGATGGCTAATACTTTGCGTTCTATATTTGCGGTTTCAAAAACCATAATAATCTCCGGCGGTAGGCAACCATATGCCGATAATTATAAATAAATTTATAGCTAATGTCAAACAATTTGCCCGAAAAATCAATCCATTTTTGCCGTTAATTTCGCAACTCCAGCATTTTAGAGGATAACCAATAAAAATATAATTCGCTTCATTTTCGGCCAATATCTATTGACAACGGCGTTTACTGACTTTATTATGCTACTGGGAGTATCTTGTGTGAGGTACGGATATGGCTTCTAACTACAAACGGGGGCAGAGAGTTGTAATTGTACCGGCCAAAGATCAATTTGTATCACCTTACGA encodes the following:
- a CDS encoding NrpR regulatory domain-containing protein produces the protein MVFETANIERKVLAILDALHESPTAIGSTVIAKRLKDVGIDLSERTVRYHLRLMDERGLTRLIGKRDGRIITDLGQSELKKAMVTHKVGSALTRIETLAFRTDFDLDKLTGLVPVNITAFDQADFSKAFKVMQPMFESPYSLSKLVFVAGEGQSIGDYIVPEGKKALATVCSIVVNGTLLKAGVPIDSKFGGILQIRNRKPLRFVELIHYEGTSLDPSEIFIRAKMTSISKVTQDGNGEILANYREIPSICRSLAEQVSDKLKKAGLGDIFLLGNISEAVCQVPIDLNRVGVVLIGGLNPIAAAGEADINSISYAMNTVVDYKDLVHYSEIKL